The Akkermansia muciniphila genome contains a region encoding:
- a CDS encoding NAD-dependent epimerase/dehydratase family protein — MKILVTGGAGFIGSHIVEHYQDKAEEIRVLDNLRTGYLKNLDGLKHTFIEGSICDRELVRQAVQGVDYIFHMAALVSVPESMSKIGECIDINVNGLLNVLEEASAAGVKKIVLASSAAIYGDNPTVPKLETMYPEPKSPYAITKLDGEYYLNMFRAEGRVNTAAVRFFNVFGPRQDPKGAYAAAVPIFIEKAVKGEDITVYGDGTQTRDFIYVKDIVGALTFVAEHPEVTGVFNAGYGGQITIEELAQNIIKAAGSSSKVLHAPERAGDVKHSRACADKLRNAGWQPKHTLPEGLATTLEYFKGILGK, encoded by the coding sequence ATGAAGATTCTCGTAACCGGCGGCGCCGGATTCATCGGTTCCCACATTGTGGAACACTATCAGGACAAGGCGGAGGAAATCCGCGTGCTGGACAACCTGCGCACGGGCTACCTCAAGAACCTGGACGGTCTCAAGCACACCTTCATTGAAGGCTCCATCTGCGACCGGGAGCTGGTTCGCCAGGCGGTGCAGGGGGTGGACTACATCTTCCACATGGCCGCGCTCGTCTCCGTGCCGGAATCCATGAGCAAGATCGGCGAGTGCATTGACATCAACGTCAACGGCCTTCTGAACGTGCTGGAGGAAGCTTCCGCCGCCGGAGTCAAGAAAATCGTGCTGGCGTCTTCCGCCGCCATCTATGGGGACAACCCCACGGTGCCCAAGCTGGAAACCATGTACCCGGAACCCAAGAGCCCCTATGCCATCACCAAGCTGGACGGGGAATACTACCTCAACATGTTCCGGGCGGAAGGCAGGGTCAACACGGCCGCCGTGCGCTTCTTCAACGTCTTCGGCCCACGGCAGGACCCCAAGGGGGCCTATGCCGCCGCGGTGCCCATCTTCATTGAAAAAGCCGTCAAGGGAGAAGACATCACCGTGTACGGGGACGGCACCCAGACACGTGACTTCATTTACGTGAAGGACATCGTGGGAGCCCTCACCTTCGTGGCGGAACACCCGGAAGTCACCGGCGTGTTCAATGCCGGGTACGGCGGCCAGATCACCATTGAAGAACTGGCGCAGAACATCATCAAGGCCGCGGGTTCCTCCTCCAAGGTGCTCCATGCCCCGGAACGCGCCGGCGACGTGAAGCATTCCCGCGCCTGCGCGGACAAGCTCCGCAACGCCGGATGGCAGCCCAAGCACACCCTGCCGGAAGGCCTGGCGACAACGCTGGAATACTTCAAGGGCATCCTGGGCAAGTAA
- a CDS encoding aminoglycoside phosphotransferase family protein, with protein MHDLKAVSSLFDLRGDFVHGYSYGSGHINDTYCIWVDQAGQRIRYILQRVNHNVFKQPIPLMENVKRVTDHALKRLKEEQCPEAYRRTLTLVPSVDGKPYALDADGNCWRVYPFIERARTYDQIETTRQCQEAARAFGEFQKLTADLPGEPLFETIPDFHNTTSRLAALKEAIQSDPLGRVKEVQKEIDWYLSREADCHLVVDYLKSGELPLRCTHNDTKLNNVMLDDVTGEGICVIDLDTTMPGSAIYDFGDMIRTATSPAAEDEKDTSKVTMRMFMFEALVQGYLSSAKSFLTPLEKSLLPFSGKLLTMECGIRFLTDYLSGDVYFKIHRPEHNLDRCRTQMALVESIEAQMDEMKAVVDRY; from the coding sequence ATGCACGATCTCAAGGCTGTATCATCCCTGTTCGATCTCCGCGGCGACTTCGTCCACGGTTACTCCTACGGCAGCGGCCACATCAACGACACCTACTGCATCTGGGTGGACCAGGCGGGGCAGCGCATCCGCTACATCCTCCAGCGCGTGAACCATAACGTGTTCAAGCAGCCCATCCCCCTGATGGAAAACGTGAAGCGCGTGACGGACCACGCCCTGAAACGCCTGAAGGAGGAGCAGTGCCCGGAAGCCTACCGCCGCACCCTCACGCTGGTTCCCTCCGTGGACGGCAAGCCGTACGCCCTGGACGCGGACGGCAACTGCTGGCGCGTGTACCCGTTCATTGAACGCGCACGCACTTACGACCAGATTGAAACCACCAGGCAGTGCCAGGAAGCGGCGCGCGCCTTCGGCGAGTTCCAGAAGCTGACGGCAGACCTTCCCGGCGAACCCCTGTTTGAAACCATTCCCGATTTCCACAACACCACCTCCCGCCTGGCGGCTCTGAAAGAAGCCATCCAGTCCGACCCCCTGGGCCGCGTGAAGGAAGTGCAGAAGGAAATAGACTGGTACCTTTCCCGTGAGGCGGACTGCCATCTGGTGGTGGACTACCTGAAATCCGGAGAACTGCCCCTGCGCTGCACGCACAACGATACCAAGCTGAACAACGTGATGCTGGACGACGTGACCGGGGAGGGCATCTGCGTGATTGACCTGGACACCACGATGCCCGGCTCCGCCATCTATGACTTCGGGGACATGATCCGCACGGCCACGTCCCCCGCCGCGGAAGATGAAAAGGACACCTCCAAGGTCACCATGCGCATGTTCATGTTTGAGGCCCTGGTGCAGGGTTACCTGAGCTCCGCCAAAAGCTTCCTGACGCCTCTGGAAAAGAGCCTGCTGCCGTTCTCCGGCAAATTGCTCACGATGGAATGCGGCATCCGCTTCCTGACGGACTACCTGTCCGGCGACGTGTACTTCAAGATCCACCGCCCGGAACACAACCTGGACCGCTGCCGCACGCAGATGGCCCTGGTGGAATCCATCGAGGCGCAGATGGATGAAATGAAGGCCGTTGTGGACCGCTACTAA
- a CDS encoding sugar phosphate nucleotidyltransferase, whose product MKPTLLVLAAGMGSRYGGLKQLDPMGPNGEVVLDYSVYDAIRAGFGKVVFIIRRDFEDIFKEKVGSRFAGKIEVDYAFQSLDDLPEGFSVPEGREKPWGTAHALRAARNVVKEPFAVVNADDFYGADAFVQAAKFLTTTTDEPAKAHYGMIGYPLKNTLSDNGDVNRGICSIKEGLLDGVEEFVKIQADEDGVVRGNNLKGERLPVDPGELVSMNFWLFSPSFIELTEDRFIDFLKEHGQEPKSECFIPTVVDALIHEDRADCAVLPTSSTWFGMTYPGDKPMVVEGINKLIKQGVYPEKLN is encoded by the coding sequence ATGAAGCCTACACTTCTTGTTTTAGCAGCTGGTATGGGTAGCCGTTACGGCGGTCTCAAGCAACTTGACCCGATGGGCCCCAACGGTGAAGTCGTTCTTGACTACTCTGTTTATGATGCCATCCGGGCCGGTTTCGGAAAGGTGGTATTCATTATCCGCCGTGACTTTGAAGACATTTTCAAGGAAAAGGTCGGCAGCCGCTTTGCCGGCAAGATTGAGGTGGATTACGCCTTCCAGTCCCTGGACGACCTGCCAGAAGGCTTTTCCGTGCCGGAAGGCCGCGAAAAACCCTGGGGCACCGCCCACGCCCTGCGCGCCGCCCGCAATGTGGTGAAAGAACCCTTTGCCGTGGTGAATGCAGATGACTTTTACGGCGCGGACGCCTTTGTGCAGGCCGCCAAGTTCCTGACCACCACCACGGATGAACCCGCAAAGGCCCATTACGGCATGATCGGCTATCCGCTGAAGAACACCCTCTCCGACAACGGGGACGTGAACCGCGGCATCTGCTCCATCAAGGAAGGCCTGCTGGACGGCGTGGAGGAATTCGTGAAAATCCAGGCTGATGAAGACGGCGTGGTGCGCGGCAACAACCTGAAGGGCGAACGCCTGCCCGTGGACCCCGGCGAACTGGTTTCCATGAACTTCTGGCTCTTCTCCCCCTCCTTCATTGAGCTGACGGAAGACCGTTTCATCGACTTCCTGAAGGAACACGGCCAGGAACCCAAGAGCGAATGCTTCATTCCCACCGTGGTGGACGCCCTGATTCATGAAGACCGCGCGGACTGCGCCGTTCTTCCCACCTCCTCCACCTGGTTCGGGATGACCTATCCCGGGGACAAGCCCATGGTCGTGGAAGGCATCAACAAACTCATCAAGCAGGGCGTGTACCCTGAAAAGCTCAACTAA
- a CDS encoding site-2 protease family protein has protein sequence MIHFTLFGIPVYIRPSFWVVLAIFGGALSINSVEGLIYPALFVIAGFVAILSHEMGHALVGRRLGGGQQTIILELFGGLTSSHGMQLTRGGRALMILAGPMMTLLLGVISLWITWNIVAPVMTAHNLTFWDLAISPFTAAAISPQLYILSCLIMIGEWWTILNLLPIYPLDGGQLIAQFIRSPKKVFMTGFITAIMIGLLSFQLFHGYFIPIFMALFAFSNYREYKNAPF, from the coding sequence ATGATTCATTTCACCCTGTTCGGGATACCTGTTTACATCCGCCCCAGCTTCTGGGTGGTGCTGGCCATCTTTGGCGGCGCTCTCAGCATCAACAGTGTGGAAGGCCTCATTTACCCGGCCCTGTTCGTCATTGCCGGCTTCGTCGCCATCCTGTCCCATGAAATGGGGCACGCGCTGGTGGGCCGCAGGCTGGGCGGGGGCCAGCAGACGATCATTCTGGAACTCTTCGGCGGCCTGACGAGCAGCCACGGCATGCAACTGACCCGCGGAGGAAGGGCCCTCATGATTCTGGCGGGCCCCATGATGACCCTGCTGCTGGGCGTCATCAGCCTGTGGATTACCTGGAACATCGTCGCCCCGGTCATGACCGCGCACAACCTGACCTTCTGGGACCTGGCCATCAGCCCCTTCACGGCAGCGGCCATCTCCCCCCAGCTTTACATCCTCTCCTGCCTCATCATGATCGGGGAATGGTGGACCATCCTGAACCTGCTGCCCATCTATCCCCTGGACGGCGGGCAGCTGATCGCCCAGTTCATCCGCTCTCCCAAAAAGGTGTTCATGACCGGGTTCATCACGGCCATCATGATCGGGCTGCTCAGCTTCCAGCTCTTCCACGGCTACTTCATTCCCATCTTCATGGCCCTCTTCGCCTTCAGCAACTACCGGGAATATAAGAACGCCCCTTTTTAA
- the proS gene encoding proline--tRNA ligase: MSQQTAITPTRAQDFPEWYQQVIKAADMAENSEVRGCMVIKPWGYAIWELIQKDLDQRFKDTGHTNAYFPLLIPISYLEKEAEHAEGFATECAVVTHHRLEAQKDEATGKTRMIPTGELTEPFVIRPTSETVIGAAFARWTSSYRDLPLKVNQWCNVMRWEMRPRIFLRTAEFLWQEGHTAHETREEAIEETLTMHKVYEDFQRDVLAIPTIPGEKTEGERFPGAEQTYTVEAMVQDRKAIQAGTSHFLGQNFSKSQNICFAGRDNTQQFAWTSSWGVSTRMIGALIMMHSDDDGLVCPPRVAPQQVVIIPVTPKEESRQAILDHCDELARTLRSKTFHGQPLRVLVDRRDLGGGAKKWEWVKKGVPVRLEIGPRDLEKGSVCVQRRDQPVNEKSFVPETELVDTVTDILQDIQDALLQRAIAFRDAHIRPASTLRELEENFSGEGDADWLQVPWDGSPEEEEELAKRLRISIRCIPLGELGRGEPAPCILTGRMTERRVLWARSY, encoded by the coding sequence ATGTCTCAACAAACTGCAATCACGCCCACCCGCGCCCAGGATTTTCCCGAGTGGTATCAGCAAGTCATCAAGGCCGCCGACATGGCGGAGAATTCCGAGGTGCGCGGCTGCATGGTCATCAAGCCGTGGGGCTACGCCATCTGGGAACTCATTCAGAAGGACCTGGACCAGCGCTTCAAGGACACCGGCCACACGAACGCCTATTTCCCCCTGCTGATTCCGATTTCCTATCTGGAAAAGGAAGCGGAACACGCCGAAGGCTTCGCCACGGAATGCGCCGTAGTCACCCACCACAGGCTGGAAGCACAGAAGGATGAAGCCACCGGCAAGACCCGCATGATTCCCACCGGTGAGCTCACGGAGCCCTTCGTCATCCGCCCCACCTCGGAAACCGTCATCGGCGCGGCCTTCGCCCGCTGGACATCCAGCTACCGCGACCTGCCCCTGAAGGTGAACCAGTGGTGCAACGTGATGCGCTGGGAAATGAGGCCCCGCATCTTCCTGCGCACGGCGGAATTCCTGTGGCAGGAAGGCCACACGGCCCATGAAACCCGCGAGGAAGCCATTGAGGAAACCCTCACCATGCACAAGGTTTACGAGGACTTCCAGAGGGACGTGCTCGCCATCCCGACCATTCCTGGAGAAAAGACGGAAGGGGAACGCTTCCCCGGCGCGGAACAGACCTACACCGTGGAAGCCATGGTGCAGGACCGCAAGGCCATCCAGGCCGGAACCTCCCACTTCCTGGGGCAGAACTTCTCCAAATCCCAGAACATCTGCTTTGCCGGGCGTGACAACACCCAGCAGTTCGCCTGGACGAGCTCCTGGGGCGTCTCTACCCGCATGATCGGGGCGCTCATCATGATGCACTCCGACGACGACGGCCTGGTCTGCCCGCCCCGCGTCGCTCCCCAGCAGGTCGTCATCATCCCCGTTACGCCCAAGGAAGAAAGCCGCCAGGCCATTCTGGACCACTGCGATGAACTGGCGCGCACCCTCCGCTCCAAGACCTTCCATGGCCAGCCGCTCCGCGTGCTGGTGGACAGGCGCGACCTGGGCGGCGGAGCCAAGAAATGGGAATGGGTGAAGAAGGGCGTGCCCGTGCGTCTGGAAATAGGCCCCCGGGACCTGGAAAAAGGCTCCGTATGCGTCCAGCGGCGCGACCAGCCCGTGAATGAAAAATCCTTCGTCCCGGAAACGGAACTGGTGGATACCGTTACGGACATTCTCCAGGACATCCAGGACGCCCTGCTCCAGCGGGCCATCGCCTTCCGGGACGCCCACATCCGCCCCGCCTCCACCCTGCGGGAACTGGAAGAAAACTTCTCCGGAGAAGGCGACGCCGACTGGCTCCAGGTGCCGTGGGACGGTTCGCCGGAAGAGGAAGAGGAGCTCGCCAAACGGCTGCGCATCTCCATCCGCTGCATCCCGCTCGGCGAGCTGGGCCGCGGGGAGCCCGCCCCCTGCATCCTCACCGGCCGCATGACGGAACGCCGCGTCCTCTGGGCCAGAAGCTACTGA
- a CDS encoding RHS repeat-associated core domain-containing protein, which produces MEGNAAEQNPFRFSSEYADDEMGLVYYNYRYYHALSGRWLTKDPMEEYSTLNMYRFFNNNLGIDQLGLISVSQQDYFNAPDLGLIHNYTYNDRGELVSGAMSRGGTYSYGYDNIGNREPSREGATASTSYEANGLNQYLFIEEGRAGGIRSAA; this is translated from the coding sequence ATGGAAGGTAATGCAGCCGAACAGAATCCGTTCCGCTTCTCAAGCGAGTATGCTGATGACGAAATGGGATTGGTCTATTACAATTACAGATATTATCATGCCCTCTCCGGGCGGTGGCTGACGAAAGACCCCATGGAAGAATATAGTACGTTGAATATGTACAGGTTTTTCAATAATAATTTGGGAATTGATCAACTTGGATTAATCAGCGTGTCTCAACAGGACTATTTCAATGCCCCCGATCTCGGCCTGATACACAACTACACGTACAATGACCGTGGAGAACTGGTGTCTGGCGCCATGAGCCGTGGAGGGACGTACAGCTATGGCTATGACAACATCGGTAACCGGGAACCTTCCCGGGAAGGCGCGACTGCTTCCACCAGCTATGAAGCCAATGGACTCAACCAGTATCTTTTTATTGAGGAGGGGAGAGCAGGAGGCATTCGTTCCGCAGCATGA
- a CDS encoding RHS repeat-associated core domain-containing protein codes for MNTPIHCLLLRIPGELLEGEEDFLRLGVCRGSLSFFTGRLLPLTRQRRQHLSLRKTYLGDPMESSATRILAMSLFDEVGTYQEDLYYTHDLLKNTTALFGIQAGRRTLYEYGPYGNIIKMEGNVAEQNPFRFSSEYSDDEWGLVYYNYRYYHALLGRWLTKDPMEEYGTLNMYRFLNNNLGIDQLGLISVSQQQPLPGGPPRVEGPPELDYKSISKKAGECGHFRWDIQWILKGKTNPDGVIYQEFKIEGEIKNCDKEDPKSVPLSASEKESWNVSGTMKDTWSFAKLFSHEERPTEGTATFEGTAYYTSKKPGMGKPPVWTYAGDEAEPLCKGGVCLADTSHNGLGKEPPANSNKVTRTLKISWCCCKSNKKTKFES; via the coding sequence ATGAATACGCCTATTCATTGCCTGCTTCTTCGGATTCCGGGAGAACTTTTGGAGGGAGAAGAAGATTTTCTCCGGCTTGGGGTATGCCGTGGAAGCCTTTCCTTCTTCACAGGACGCCTCCTGCCTTTAACGAGACAGAGGAGGCAACACCTATCCCTGCGCAAGACCTACCTGGGGGACCCGATGGAATCTTCAGCAACACGCATTCTTGCCATGAGCCTGTTTGATGAAGTAGGAACTTACCAGGAAGACCTGTACTACACGCATGACCTGTTGAAAAACACGACGGCGTTGTTTGGAATCCAGGCAGGGAGAAGGACCTTGTACGAATATGGCCCTTATGGTAATATAATCAAGATGGAGGGTAATGTTGCCGAACAGAATCCGTTCCGTTTCTCCAGCGAGTATTCCGATGACGAATGGGGACTGGTCTATTATAATTACAGATATTATCATGCCCTCTTAGGGCGATGGTTGACAAAAGACCCCATGGAAGAATATGGTACGTTGAATATGTACAGATTTCTCAATAATAATTTGGGAATTGATCAACTTGGATTAATCAGCGTGTCTCAACAACAGCCTTTGCCCGGCGGGCCTCCTCGTGTGGAAGGACCTCCCGAATTAGACTATAAAAGTATCTCAAAGAAAGCGGGTGAGTGTGGACACTTCCGCTGGGATATTCAATGGATTCTTAAGGGAAAAACGAACCCAGATGGAGTAATATATCAGGAATTCAAAATAGAGGGAGAAATTAAAAACTGTGATAAAGAAGATCCTAAATCTGTTCCTCTTTCGGCCTCAGAAAAAGAAAGCTGGAATGTGAGTGGAACGATGAAAGATACATGGTCATTTGCTAAACTGTTTTCTCACGAGGAACGGCCTACGGAAGGAACAGCTACCTTTGAGGGAACTGCTTACTATACATCGAAAAAACCTGGTATGGGAAAACCTCCTGTATGGACGTATGCAGGAGACGAGGCGGAACCTCTGTGTAAAGGAGGAGTTTGCCTTGCCGATACATCCCACAATGGACTTGGAAAAGAGCCGCCAGCCAACTCTAACAAAGTCACAAGAACCTTGAAAATATCGTGGTGCTGTTGTAAATCCAATAAAAAGACTAAATTTGAATCATGA